Genomic segment of Streptococcus australis:
CAAATCAAAACGAAACCGTGCGATCGGACGTGCGTCAGTAGTACCAACCTTCTTTGGTGTGAACGAACCAATTCTGTTTGGTGCACCGCTTGTCTTGAACCCAATCTTCTTTATTCCTTTCATCTTTGCGCCAATTGCCAACGTATGGATCTTTAAATTCTTCATTGAAACGCTTGGCATGAACTCATTTACTGCCAACCTTCCTTGGACAACACCAGGTCCACTCGGTATTGTTCTCGGTACAAACTTCCAATTCTTGTCCTTTGTTCTTGCTGCTTTGTTAATCCTTGTTGACGTAGCCATCTACTATCCATTTCTCAAGGTTTATGATGAACAAATTCTTGAAGAAGAGCGTTCAGGTAAAGCCAATGATGAATTGAAAGAAAAAGTAGCAGCAAACTTCAATACTGCCAAAGCAGATGCGATTCTTGAAAAAGCAGGTGTAGAAACAGCGCAAAACACAATCACAGAAGAAACAAATGTTCTCGTTCTCTGTGCAGGTGGAGGAACAAGTGGTCTCCTTGCAAATGCTCTAAACAAGGCAGCTGCAGAGTACAAAGTTCCTGTTAAAGCAGCAGCTGGTGGCTATGGTGCTCACCGTGAAATGTTGCCTGAGTTTGATCTGGTTATTCTTGCTCCTCAAGTTGCTTCAAACTTTGAAGACATGAAGGCCGAAACCGACAAACTTGGTATCAAACTTGCTAAGACAGAAGGTGGCCAATACATTAAATTGACTCGCGATGGAAAAGGCGCTCTTGCCTTTGTTCAAGCGCAGTTCGAAGATTAAAATGTAAATAGCGAAGAAGTGAGATGGAGGAACTCCTCCCAACTATATCTCCATCTCATTTCTATTTCTTGAAATTCTTGAAAGGTGAACAAAATGTCAAAAACATTACCAAAAGACTTTATTTTTGGCGGAGCAACAGCAGCCTACCAAGCAGAAGGTGCTACACATACCGATGGAAAAGGACCAGTTGCCTGGGACAAATACCTCAAAGATAACTACTGGTACACTGCTGAACCAGCCAGTGATTTCTATCACAAATACCCAGTTGACCTCAAACTTGCAGAAGAGTATGGTGTCAATGGTATCCGTATTTCAATCGCTTGGTCACGTATCTTTCCAACTGGTTATGGGAAGGTTAATGACAAGGGGGTTGAGTTCTATCATAATCTATTTGCAGAGTGCCACAACCGTCATGTTGAGCCCTTTGTAACTCTTCATCACTTTGATACGCCAGAAGCTCTACATTCAAATGGAGACTTCCTGAATAGAGAAAACATTGATCACTTTGTGGATTATGCAGCCTTCTGTTTTGAAGAATTTCCTGAAGTCAACTATTGGACAACCTTTAATGAAATTGGGCCGATAGGAGATGGTCAGTATTTGGTTGGGAAATTCCCTCCAGGTATTCAGTACGACCTTGCCAAAGTCTTCCAATCTCATCACAATATGATGGTGTCGCATGCGCGTGCAGTAAAACTTTTCAAGGATAAGGGATATAAGGGTGAAATTGGTGTGGTTCATGCACTGCCTACTAAGTATCCTCTGGATCCAGATAATCCAGCAGATGTTCGTGCAGCCGAGTTAGAAGATATCATTCACAATAAATTTATTTTGGATGCGACTTATCTAGGACGATATTCCGAAGAAACGATGGAAGGTGTCAACCATATCTTAGCAGTCAATGGTGGAAGTTTAGATCTGCGTGAAGAAGACTTCGCTGTGCTAGAAGCTGCAAAAGACCTGAATGACTTCCTTGGAATTAACTACTACATGAGTGATTGGATGCAAGCCTTTGATGGCGAAACAGAAATCATTCATAACGGTAAGGGTGAAAAAGGAAGCTCTAAGTATCAGATTAAGGGAGTTGGACGTCGAGTGGCGCCTGACTATGTCCCACGTACGGACTGGGACTGGATTATCTATCCTCAAGGTTTGTATGATCAAATCATGCGCGTGAAGAAAGATTACCCAAATTACAAGAAAATCTACATCACAGAGAATGGTCTCGGATACAAAGATGAGTTTGTGGATGGGACAGTCTACGATGATGGACGGATTGATTATGTAAAGAAACACATGGAAGTGATTGCAGATGCAATCTCTGATGGAGCCAATGTCAAAGGCTACTTTATCTGGTCGTTGATGGATGTCTTTTCTTGGTCAAATGGTTACGAAAAGCGTTACGGCCTCTTCTATGTTGATTTTGAGACCCAGGAGCGCTATCCCAAGAAATCAGCTCACTGGTACAAAAAACTAGCTGAGACACAGATTATCGAGTAAAACTAAAACAAAAAAATTCCCCGCCAAAAGGCAGGGGAATTTTTATGGTTTTGATAAAAGAATGGTTGTTTGTTTCGACAGATCTTCAAATGTCTCCTGACTCAGTTTGGAATCTGAAACGATGGTATCAATCTCTGAGATATTGTAGAAAGTGTAAAAATCAAACTTATTAAACTTACTGTGGTCTGCCAGTAAGTATTTTTTATTGGCATTATTCAAGGCGATTCGTTGTACCTCGCCCTCTTCTTCACTGAAGGTAGCAATTGCCTTATCCTTAATACCATTACAACTTACAAACGCTTTAGAAAACTGAAGGTTGGTCAAATCCTGCAAGGTGAGTGTCCCTACAAAAGCACCAGTGATAGAGCGATAGTTTCCACCAATCAAAATCAGATCTGTTAGTTTTCGTTCGTTTAGGATGAGAAAAACAGGAAGACTGTTTGTTACGACACGAATATTATCAATTGGGAGCTCACGAGCAAAGCATTCTAAGGTCGTACCTGGTCCGATAAAAATAGTTTCACCTTCGTCAATCAAATGACCCGCAAAACGGCTGATTTCTTGTTTTTCAGCAATCTGCAAGCCTTGTTTTTCGACGTTTGAGCGTTCGTTGTTTAAGAGAGAACCTGTACGAAGTTTTTCAGCACCACCATGCACACGGACCAGTAAATCTTTATCTGCCAATTCTTGTAAGTAGCGACGAGCTGTCATATCTGATACATCCAGACGCGTCATGATTTCTTTTACGGTAATGGTTCCTTTAGTATTCACTGTTTCTAAAATACTATCTAGTTTTTCTTGCTTCAGCATCCTTATCACCTCGATTTCTACTATTATTATCTTACCATAAAACGCTCAATCAATCAAATAGAAAAAAACAAAATAAAACAAAAACAAAAATACCATGGTTGTTTTAAACAAACCATGATATTTTGAATGATTGGTTAAATTAGTCTAAACCGTAGTTGTAATCTTCGTCTTGCATTGCTTCAACTTCCCCAAGGAGGTAACCATTTCCGACTTGAGAGAAGAAGTCGTGGTTAGAAGTTCCTGTTGAGATTCCGTTCATGACGATAGGATTGACATCATCAGCTGAATCTGGGAAGAGAGGATCTTGTCCAAGATTCATCAGAGCCTTATTGGCATTGTAGCGAAGGAAGGTTTTGACTTCTTCAGTCCAACCAACACCGTCATAGAGACTTTCTGTATAGCCCTCTTCGTTCTCATAGAGGGTATAGAGCAGGTCGTACATCCATTCTTTGAGTTTTTCTTGCTCCTCTTCAGGTAATTCATTAAAACCAACTTGGAATTTGTAACCAATGTAGGTTCCGTGAACAGATTCATCACGGATAATCAACTTGATGATTTCCGCAACATTGGCAAGTTTGTTATTACCGAGATAGTAAAGTGGGGTGAAGAAACCAGAGTAGAAGAGGAAGGTTTCAAGAAAGACACTGGCAACTTTCTTTTCAAGGGGGCTACCATTGAGGTAGATTTCATTGATAATTTCCGCTTTTCTTTGTAGGTAGGGGTTAGTGTTGGTCCATTCAAAGATTTCTTCGATTTCAGCCTTGGTATTCAAGGTTGAAAAGATAGAAGAGTAAGATTTTGCGTGGACAGATTCCATAAACTGGATATTGTTGAAAACAGCTTCCTCATGCGGTGTACGGATGTCTGCGCGAAGGGCTTGAACCCCTGTTTCAGATTGCATAGTATCCAAAAGGGTCAAACCACCAAAGACTTTTCCTACTAAGTCTTTTTCTTTGTTTGATAGTTTTCTCCAGTCGTCTAGGTCATTTGACAAGGGGATACGCGTATCGAGCCAGAATTGCTCCGTCAGCTTTTCCCAAGTTGATTTGTCGATGACATCTTCGATGGCATTCCAGTTAATAGCTTTGTAGTAAGTTTCCATAAGGTGTATTTCTCCAATGTAATAGTAATTATTATGCAGCCTTGCTTAGTTTTATAGAACCTATTTCAATGGTATCATATTTTTTTATTGCGGAATAAGCAATAAATGTCATGGAGCCAAGAAAAAGTATAACGTAAATTGGCTCCCATTTACTATTTAGACAAGTAGTAAAAATTTTTTCCATTAAATCACACAGCTTTCACATTGGTTAGCACCGACTTCTCCACCGTCGTCTGTAAAGGTACGGACGTAGTAGATAGACTTGATACCCTTGTTAAAGGCATAGTTACGAAGGATTGACAAGTCACGTGTCGTTTGTTTGTTTTCTTTCTTCCATTCGTAAAGATCTTTTGGAATGTCACTACGCATAAAGAGAGTGAGTGAAAGCCCTTGGTCCACGTGTTCAGTAGCAGCAGCGTAAACATCAATCACCTTACGCATATCCATGTCGTAAGCAGAAGTGTAGTAAGGGATAGTATCTGTTGACAAGCCAGCAGCAGGGTAGTAGATTTTACCGATTTTCTTTTCTTGACGTTCTTCGATACGTTGCGTAATCGGGTGGATAGAAGCGGAAACGTCGTTGATGTAGCTGATAGAACCATTTGGAGCAACAGCAAGACGGTTTTGGTGATAAAGTCCATCTGCTTGAACCTTGTCACGAAGTTCAGCCCAGTCAGCAGCACTAGGGATAAAGACATCTTTGAAGAGCTCTTTGACACGGTCTGATTTTGGAAGGAATTCGCCTGTCACATACTTATCGAAGTAGCTTCCGTTAGCATAGTCTGATTTTTCAAAGTTGTGGAAGGTGATACCACGTTCACGCGCGATGTTATTAGATTCTACCAAGGTCCAGTAGTTCATAAGCATAAAGTAGATGCTAGTGAATTCAACAGACTCAGGTGATCCATATTCGATGAGTTGTTGCGCTAGATAGCTATGAAGTCCCATGGCACCAAGACCAAAGGTGTGGGCCAAGCTATTTCCGTGGTCGATAGTAGGTACAGCTACGATGTGTGAACTATCTGTAACGAAAGTCAAAGCACGAACCATGGCACGAATTGAACGACCAAAGTCAGGTGAAGTCATCATGTTGACCACGTTGGTTGAACCAAGGTTACATGAAACGTCCGTTCCCATTTGAAGGAATTCTTGAGCATCGTTGATCAAACTTGGTTCTTGAACTTGAAGAATCTCAGAACACAAGTTACTCATGATAATCTTACCCTCAACTGGATTTGCACGGTTAGCTGTATCAATGTTGACTACATAAGGATAGCCAGATTCTTGTTGCAATTTAGAAATTTCAGTTTCCAAATCACGCGCCTTGATTTTTGTCTTGCGGATATTTGGATTTGCTACTAGTTCATCATATTTTTCAGTGATGTCGATATAGTTGAATGGCACACCGTACTCAAGCTCTACAGAGTATGGACTGAAGAGGTACATTTCTTCATTTTTACGAGCCAATTCGTAGAATTTATCAGGTACTACAACACCGAGTGAGAGAGTCTTAACCCGAACTTTTTCATCAGCATTTTCTTTCTTAGTTGAAAGGAAAGCGATGATATCTGGGTGAAAGACGTTGAGGTAGACAACCCCAGCACCTTGACGTTGCCCGAGTTGGTTTGAGTAAGAGAAGCTGTCTTCAAAAAGCTTCATAACTGGTACGACACCAGATGCTGCTCCTTCATAGCCTTTGATAGGAGCTCCAGCTTCACGAAGGTTGCTGAGGGAAATTCCCACACCACCACCGATACGTGAAAGTTGAAGAGCAGAGTTGATAGAACGTCCGATAGAGTTCATGTCATCAGTTACTTGAATCAAGAAACAAGATACCAACTCCCCACGACGAGCACGACCTGCGTTCAAAAAGGAAGGAGTAGCTGGTTGGTAGCGTTGGTGGATGATTTCATTGGCAATATCAGTCGCAATCGCTTCATCTCCGTCAGCAAAGTAAAGTGCATTAAAGAAGACACGGTCTTCCATGCTTTCAAGGTAATATTCACCGTCATTAGTCTTCAAGGCGTATTGATTATAGAACTTATAGGCAGCCATGAAAGACTTGAATTGAAAGTTTTGGTCCTTGATAAATTGATGCAATTCTTCCAAGAATTCTGGGCGGTATTTCTTGATAAATGCTGTTTCAATGTAGTTGTGTTCAATGAGGTAGTTGATTTTATCAGTGATTGAATCAAAAACCATAGTGTTTGGAACTACATTTTCTTTAAAGAAAGCATCCAAGGCTTCTTTATCTTTATGAAGCATGATTTGTCCATTAACAGGACGGTTAATTTCGTTATTGAGACGGAAGTAGGTCACGTCCTCAAGATGTTTTAATCCCATAAAATTTCCTTTATCTAATTACAAAAGAAAGGCCTCTAAGTTAGCCCTAGAAGCGAGTTTCTTCTGGATGATGTACTAAGATTATGCTAATTGTTTCAGTTTTTCTGGTTGGAAACCTGAAAAGACTTCAGTTGGTGTTTGGATAACAGGAGCTGCGCTGAAACCGAGCTCTTTAACTTGATCGATGTACTCAGGTTGCTCGTCGAGATTGATCTCACGATAAGCGACATTGTTGCTGTCCAAGAAACGTTTGGTCATTTTACATTGTACACAATTATTTTTAGAATAAACCGTTACCATTTTCGTAACTCCTCATAAAATTTGATTACTTTCTTAGTATATCAGAAAAAAAAACTTTGTCAAACTTTTTAAACTAAATCTTGTGCCTAAAAGTTACAGTTTTAAAAACAAAATACAATATATAGTGGTTTTTAAAACATAAGTTTTGACTTTCATTGAACTATCAAATTTTATTAAAACAAAAAAACTATATCCTGTATGTTGGTAATTTATATAGAAGATTTTCAGCAAGTTATCTGAAAGGAAATTGAAGAAAGTCCATAAAACACTTGAAAAATTATCTTGAAGGTGATATAATACACTATTGTAAGGGTTATCACATATAACTCAAAAAAGAAAACACTTAAAGGAGAGTCAAACTATGGCTTCTAAAGATTTCCACGTAGTGGCAGAAACAGGTATCCACGCACGTCCAGCAACATTGTTGGTACAAACAGCTAGCAAATTTGCTTCAGATATCACTCTTGAGTACAAAGGTAAATCAGTAAACCTTAAATCTATCATGGGTGTTATGAGTCTTGGTGTTGGCCAAGGCGCTGACGTTACAATTTCAGCTGAAGGTGCAGATGCTGACGATGCAATCGCTGCTATCTCAGAAACAATGGAAAAAGAAGGATTGGCATAAGGAAATGACAGAAATGCTTAAAGGAATCGCAGCATCAGACGGTGTTGCAGTTGCAAAAGCATATCTACTCGTTCAACCGGATTTGTCATTTGAGACTGTTACAGTCGAAGATACAAACGCAGAAGAAGCTCGCCTTGATGTCGCTCTAAAAGCATCACAAGACGAGCTTTCTGTTATTCGTGAGAAAGCAGTAGGTACGCTCGGTGAAGAAGCTGCTCAAGTATTTGACGCTCACTTAATGGTTCTTGCTGACCCAGAAATGATCAGCCAAATCAAAGAAACAATCCGTGCTAAGAAAGTGAATGCAGAAGCAGGTCTGAAAGAAGTGACAGACATGTTTATCACTATCTTTGAGGGTATGGAAGACAACCCATACATGCAAGAACGTGCGGCGGATATCCGCGACGTGACAAAACGTGTATTGGCAAATCTTCTTGGTAAAAAATTGCCAAACCCAGCTTCTATCAATGAAGAAGTAATCGTCATTGCACATGACTTGACTCCTTCTGATACAGCTCAATTGGACAAAAACTTTGTAAAAGCTTTTGTAACCAACATCGGTGGACGTACAAGCCACTCAGCTATCATGGCACGTACACTTGAAATTGCTGCTGTATTGGGTACAAACAACATCACTGAAATCGTTAAAGACGGTGACATCCTTGCCGTTAACGGAATCACTGGTGAGGTTATTATCAACCCAACTGATGAGCAAGCAGCAGAATTCAAGGCAGCTGGTGAAGCTTATGCGAAGCAAAAAGCTGAATGGGCTCTCTTGAAAGATGCCAAAACAGTAACTGCTGATGGTAAACACTTTGAATTGGCTGCCAACATCGGTACTCCAAAAGACGTCGAAGGTGTCAATGACAATGGTGCTGAAGCTGTCGGTCTTTACCGTACAGAGTTCTTGTACATGGATTCTCAAGACTTCCCAACAGAAGACGAGCAGTACGAAGCTTACAAGGCTGTACTTGAAGGAATGAACGGTAAACCTGTTGTCGTTCGTACAATGGATATCGGTGGAGATAAGGAACTTCCTTACTTCGATATGCCTCACGAAATGAACCCATTCCTTGGATTCCGTGCCCTTCGTATCTCTATCTCTGAGACTGGAGATGCTATGTTCCGCACACAAATCCGTGCCCTTCTTCGTGCGTCTGTTCACGGTCAATTGCGTATCATGTTCCCAATGGTTGCGCTCTTGAAAGAATTCCGTGCAGCTAAAGCAGTCTTTGACGAAGAAAAAGCAAACCTTCTTGCTGAAGGAGTTGCAGTTGCGGATAATATCCAAGTTGGTATCATGATCGAAATCCCTGCAGCAGCCATGCTTGCAGACCAATTTGCTAAAGAAGTTGACTTCTTCTCAATTGGTACAAATGACTTGATCCAATACACAATGGCAGCAGACCGTATGAACGAGCAAGTTTCATACCTTTACCAACCATACAACCCATCAATCCTACGTTTGATCAACAACGTTATCAAAGCAGCTCACGCTGAAGGTAAATGGGCTGGTATGTGTGGTGAGATGGCTGGTGACCAACAAGCTGTTCCACTTCTTGTCGGAATGGGCTTGGATGAGTTCTCTATGTCAGCAACATCTGTACTTCGTACACGTAGCTTGATGAAGAAATTGGATACAGCTAAGATGGAAGAGTACGCAAACCGTGCCCTTACAGAATGCTCAACAATGGAAGAAGTTCTTGAACTTCAAAAAGAATACGTTAATTTTGATTAATCAAAAAGTCCTTGCAACTCGGTTGCAGGGATTTTTTTAAAGAATTTTCAAGAAAATCTTTTTTATATAAAGTTCATTCTAGAGAAAGTAGTGGTGGGGAATAAAAAAATACTTAACTAGTTCATAAAATTCTTGACAAGTTGCAAATTTAGGGGTAAACTATTAACCAGTTAACTATTAGAGAGGAGTTTCTGCAATTTAGAAATGAATTGCGACTAGAAATATCAAAAAGAAAGAGAGCTTCGATGAAAATTAATAAAAAATACCTAGCAGGTTCTGCGGCAGCCTTGATTTTAAGTGTTTGTTCTTACGAGTTGGGACTGTATCAAGCTAGAACGGTTAAGGAAAATAATCGTGTTTCCTATATAGATGGAAAACAAGCGACGCAAAAAACGGAGAATTTGACTCCTGATGAAGTCAGTAAAAAAGAAGGCATCAATGCTGAGCAAATCGTCATCAAGATAACAGACCAAGGCTATGTCACTTCACATGGCGACCACTATCATTATTACAATGGAAAGGTTCCTTATGATGCGATTTTTAGTGAAGAATTACTCATGAAGGATCCAAACTATAGGCTAAAAGATGAGGATATTGTTAATGAAGTCAAGGGTGGTTATGTTATCAAGGTAGATGGAAAATACTATGTTTACCTTAAGGATGCTGCCCATGCTGATAATGTCCGTACAAAAGAGGAAATCAATCGACAAAAACAAGAGCATAGTCAGCATCGTGAAGGTGGGACTCCAAGAAACGATGGTGCTGTAGCTCTGGCACGTTCGCAAGGACGTTATACCACAGATGATGGTTACATCTTTAATGCATCTGATATCATTGAAGATACTGGCGATGCTTATATCGTTCCTCATGGTGATCATTACCATTATATTCCTAAGAATGAATTATCAGCTAGCGAATTGGCTGCTGCAGAAGCCTTCCTATCTGGTCGGGGAAGTTTGTCAAGTTCAAGAACCTATCGCCGACAAAATAGCGATAGCACCCCAAGAACTAACTGGGTTCCTTCTGTAAGCAATCAGGGAACTACCAATACTAACACAAGCAACAACAGTAACACTAACAGTCAAGCAAGTCAAAGTGATGACATTGATAGTCTTTTGAGACAGCTCTACAAACTGCCTTTGAGCCAACGACACGTGGAATCAGATGGACTTGTCTTTGATCCAGCGCAAATCACAAGTCGTACAGCCAGAGGTGTAGCTGTCCCTCATGGTAACCATTACCACTTTATCCCTTATGAACAAATGTCTGAATTAGAAGAGCGAATCGCTCGCATCATTCCACTTCGTTACAGTTCGAACCATTGGGTGCCAGATTCAAGACCAGAACAACCAAACCCACAACCGAATCCGCAACCTGCACCAAATCCTCAACCTGCTCCAAGCAATCCAATTGACGAAAAATTGGTCAAACAAGCGGTTCGAAAAGTAGCTGATGGTTATGTCTTTGAAGAGAATGGAGTTTCTCGTTATATCCCAGCCAAGGAACTTTCAGCAGAAACAGCAGCAGCCATTGATAGTAAACTAGCCAAGCTAGAAAGTTTATCTCATAAGCTAGGAGCTAAGAAAACTGAGCTCCCATCTAGTGATCGAGAATTTTACAATAAGGCTTATGACCTACTAGCAAGAATTCATCAAGATTTACTTGATAATAAAGGTCGACAAGTTGATTTTGAGGCCTTGGATAAACTGTTGGAACGTCTCAATGATGCCTCAAGAGATAAAGTCAAGTTAGTGAATGATATTCTTGACTTCTCAGCACCGATTCGTCATCCAGAACGTTTAGGAAAACCAAATGCGCAAATTGCTTATACAGATGATGAGATTCAAGTAGCCAAGTTGGCAGGCAAGTATACAACAGAAGATGGCTATATCTTTGATCCTCGTGATATCACCAGTGATGAGGGGGATGCCTATGTAACTCCGCATATGACCCACAGTCATTGGATTAAGAAAGATAGTTTGTCTGAAGCTGAAAGAGCAGCAGCCCAAGCTTATACTAAAGAGAAAGGTTTGACACCTCCTTCGACTGACCATCAGAATTCAGGAAATACTGAGGCTAAAGGAGCAGAAGCTATCTACAATCGCGTGAAGGCAGCTAAGAAGGTGCCACTTGATCGTATGCCTTACAATCTCCAACATACTGTGGAAGTCAAAAACGGAAGCTTGATTATTCCTCATTATGACCATTACCATAACATCAAATTTGAGTGGTTTGACGAAGGCCTTTATGAGGCACCTAAGGGGTATACTCTGGAGGATCTTTTTGCGACTGTAAAATACTATGTAGAACATCCAAACGAACGTCCGCATTCAGATAGTGGATGGGGCAATGCAAGTGACCATGTTCAAAGAAATCAAAATGGTCAAGCTGGTAACAATCAATCGGAAAAACCATCAGTGGAGAAACCTCGTACAGAAAAACATGAGGAAGAAAAACCTCGCGAAGAGAAACCTCAGAGTGAGAAACCAGAATCTCCAACACCATCAGAGGAGCCAAAAGAAGAATCGCCAGAGGAGCCAGAAGAACCTCAGGTTGAAACTGAAAAGGTTGAAGAAAAACTGAGAGAGGCTGAAGATTTACTCGGAAAAATTCAGGATCCAATTACCAAGTCCAACGCCAAAGAAACTCTCACAGGATTAAAGAATAATTTACTATTTGGCGCCCAAGACAACAATACTATTATGGCAGAAGCTGAAAAACTATTGGCTTTGTTAAGGGAGAGTAAGTAGTCGTAGCAGCATGTTCTAACTCCTAAAAACAGGATAGGAGAACGGGAAAACGAAAAATGAGAGCAGAATGTAAGTTCTAGTTCTCATTTTTTCATGGAAATGTGCAAAATGTCTTGACATATGGTGTAAATAAAGATAAACTATTTACTAGTTAATTAAATGGTTAAATACTAGTTAAGGAGTAATAATGAAAAAAAGAACGATCCTATTATTGATGGCCAGTCTGCTGGCTCTTGTCTTAGGAGCATGTAGTCAAAAAGAAAAACAAGAAGCAAAAGGGATGAAGATTGTCACAAGTTTTTACCCTATCTACGCCATGGTCAAAGAGGTATCAGGTGACTTGAATGATGTACGGATGATTCAGTCAAGTAGTGGAATTCACTCATATGAACCCTCAGCGAACGATATTGCTGCTATTTATGACGCGGATGTCTTTGTCTACCACTCGCATACACTGGAGTCTTGGGCGGGAAGTCTAGATCCCAACTTGAAAAAATCAAAAGTAAAAGTCTTAGAAGCGTCTGAAGGGATGACCTTGGAACGTGTACCCGGTTTGGAAGACGTAGAAGCTGGTGATGGGATTGATGAAAAAACACTTTACGACCCGCACACTTGGTTAGATCCTGAAAAAGCAGGCGAAGAAGCACAGATTATTGCGGACAAACTTTCTGAAATTGATAGTGCAAACAAGGAAACCTATCAAAAGAATGCCAAAAACTTTATCGCTAAAGCTCAAGAATTAAGCAAGAAATACCAGCCCATTTTCGAAAAAGCGAGTCAAAAGACTTTTGTTACACAACACACAGCCTTTTCTTACCTAGCTAAACGCTTTGGTTTGAGACAACTTGGAATTGCTGGTATCTCTCCTGAACAAGAGCCGAGTCCCAGACAGTTGACTGAAATCCAAGAATTTGTCAAAACCTATAAGGTTAAAACCATCTTTACTGAGAGCAATGCTTCCTCTAAAGTTGCTGAAACCTTGGTCAAATCAACAGGAGTTAGTCTGAAAACACTGAATCCTTTGGAAGCAGACCCCGAAAATAACAAAACTTACTTAGAAAATCTAGAAGAAAATATAAATGTTCTTGCAGAAGAATTAAAATGAGGAGATGATGAAAATGAAGAAGAAATATCTTGCAGCGGGATCGGCTTTAGTCCTTTCTCTAAGTCTTTGCATCTATGCACTGAACCAACACCAAGTAGAAGTAAACAAAGATAATAACCGTGTATCTTATGTTGATGGTAAACAAGACTCTCAAAAAACAGAGACTCAGACACCAGATCAAGTTAGCAAAAAAGAAGATATTCAGTCAGAACAAATTGTCGTGAAAATTACTGATCAAGGTTATGTGACATCACACGGTGATCATTTCCATTATTACAATGGG
This window contains:
- the nrdE gene encoding class 1b ribonucleoside-diphosphate reductase subunit alpha; this encodes MGLKHLEDVTYFRLNNEINRPVNGQIMLHKDKEALDAFFKENVVPNTMVFDSITDKINYLIEHNYIETAFIKKYRPEFLEELHQFIKDQNFQFKSFMAAYKFYNQYALKTNDGEYYLESMEDRVFFNALYFADGDEAIATDIANEIIHQRYQPATPSFLNAGRARRGELVSCFLIQVTDDMNSIGRSINSALQLSRIGGGVGISLSNLREAGAPIKGYEGAASGVVPVMKLFEDSFSYSNQLGQRQGAGVVYLNVFHPDIIAFLSTKKENADEKVRVKTLSLGVVVPDKFYELARKNEEMYLFSPYSVELEYGVPFNYIDITEKYDELVANPNIRKTKIKARDLETEISKLQQESGYPYVVNIDTANRANPVEGKIIMSNLCSEILQVQEPSLINDAQEFLQMGTDVSCNLGSTNVVNMMTSPDFGRSIRAMVRALTFVTDSSHIVAVPTIDHGNSLAHTFGLGAMGLHSYLAQQLIEYGSPESVEFTSIYFMLMNYWTLVESNNIARERGITFHNFEKSDYANGSYFDKYVTGEFLPKSDRVKELFKDVFIPSAADWAELRDKVQADGLYHQNRLAVAPNGSISYINDVSASIHPITQRIEERQEKKIGKIYYPAAGLSTDTIPYYTSAYDMDMRKVIDVYAAATEHVDQGLSLTLFMRSDIPKDLYEWKKENKQTTRDLSILRNYAFNKGIKSIYYVRTFTDDGGEVGANQCESCVI
- a CDS encoding phosphocarrier protein HPr, with translation MASKDFHVVAETGIHARPATLLVQTASKFASDITLEYKGKSVNLKSIMGVMSLGVGQGADVTISAEGADADDAIAAISETMEKEGLA
- the nrdH gene encoding glutaredoxin-like protein NrdH, which produces MVTVYSKNNCVQCKMTKRFLDSNNVAYREINLDEQPEYIDQVKELGFSAAPVIQTPTEVFSGFQPEKLKQLA
- the nrdF gene encoding class 1b ribonucleoside-diphosphate reductase subunit beta, with the translated sequence METYYKAINWNAIEDVIDKSTWEKLTEQFWLDTRIPLSNDLDDWRKLSNKEKDLVGKVFGGLTLLDTMQSETGVQALRADIRTPHEEAVFNNIQFMESVHAKSYSSIFSTLNTKAEIEEIFEWTNTNPYLQRKAEIINEIYLNGSPLEKKVASVFLETFLFYSGFFTPLYYLGNNKLANVAEIIKLIIRDESVHGTYIGYKFQVGFNELPEEEQEKLKEWMYDLLYTLYENEEGYTESLYDGVGWTEEVKTFLRYNANKALMNLGQDPLFPDSADDVNPIVMNGISTGTSNHDFFSQVGNGYLLGEVEAMQDEDYNYGLD
- the lacG gene encoding 6-phospho-beta-galactosidase, which gives rise to MSKTLPKDFIFGGATAAYQAEGATHTDGKGPVAWDKYLKDNYWYTAEPASDFYHKYPVDLKLAEEYGVNGIRISIAWSRIFPTGYGKVNDKGVEFYHNLFAECHNRHVEPFVTLHHFDTPEALHSNGDFLNRENIDHFVDYAAFCFEEFPEVNYWTTFNEIGPIGDGQYLVGKFPPGIQYDLAKVFQSHHNMMVSHARAVKLFKDKGYKGEIGVVHALPTKYPLDPDNPADVRAAELEDIIHNKFILDATYLGRYSEETMEGVNHILAVNGGSLDLREEDFAVLEAAKDLNDFLGINYYMSDWMQAFDGETEIIHNGKGEKGSSKYQIKGVGRRVAPDYVPRTDWDWIIYPQGLYDQIMRVKKDYPNYKKIYITENGLGYKDEFVDGTVYDDGRIDYVKKHMEVIADAISDGANVKGYFIWSLMDVFSWSNGYEKRYGLFYVDFETQERYPKKSAHWYKKLAETQIIE
- a CDS encoding DeoR/GlpR family DNA-binding transcription regulator, with the protein product MLKQEKLDSILETVNTKGTITVKEIMTRLDVSDMTARRYLQELADKDLLVRVHGGAEKLRTGSLLNNERSNVEKQGLQIAEKQEISRFAGHLIDEGETIFIGPGTTLECFARELPIDNIRVVTNSLPVFLILNERKLTDLILIGGNYRSITGAFVGTLTLQDLTNLQFSKAFVSCNGIKDKAIATFSEEEGEVQRIALNNANKKYLLADHSKFNKFDFYTFYNISEIDTIVSDSKLSQETFEDLSKQTTILLSKP